TAATGCTCaaccatgtgtttttttttctagaagctTTGTGATCTACCCTGGAAGAACAACCCTAGGATATACATGAGTTTGTCCAAAATATTGTTACTGACCATCCATGCCTCCATGGACACCAAGAGAACTCTCTTTTCCCAATGCCATTGTACTTTTCATGGCTTCCAATATGTTCGCATCTTGTTGTGGAATTGACATCATAAATCAAACCCACTTCATCTCAGATAGCAAAAATGAATCCCCTCATATCCTCCAATGGAAATTTCAAGCTAGGCTTCTTTAGTCCAGGCAACTCTCCAAGCCGGTACATTGGAATATGGTTCAACAAGGTCTCGAAACAAACTGTTGTTTGGGTTGCCAACAGAGAAATTCCACTTACGAAAACCGCTGGCATTTTTCAAGATTGCTGCAAATGGAAATCTGGTTGTTGTTGATAGCAAAGGAAGGACTCCTCTTTGGTCCACCAACATTTCTATTCCAAATGCCAACTCATCTGCCAAGCTCTTACCTTCAGGCAACCTTGTTTTGGTGGTCAAGAACAACTCAGGTAACTCTGAATCCATTGTATGGCAAAGCTTTGATTATCCTACTGATACTATCTTGCCTGGAATGAGATTTGGCTTGAACCGGGAAACTGGTTTAAATCAATTCCTAACTTCATGGAAATCAAGTGATGAGCCGGCACCTGGAGATTTCTCATTTGGGCTTAACCCAAATGGTTCACCTCAGTACTTCTTGTACATGAATCTGGCTCCATATTGGCGAGGTGGACCATGGAACGGTAGGAGCCTGAGTGGTACACCTGATCTATCAACCGGGTCAAGAGCAAATCGTGCAGACTTCAACAATGAGGCTGGTTTGTTCAACTATAGTTTTGTCAGCAACAAGCAAGGAACTTACATCCATTTCCATCTAAGAAACACTTCTGTTTTCTCTTCACTAGTGCTAGAACCTACTGGCATAGTTAAGCGAGTCACATGGCGTGAAGATAGCCAGGATTGGGCTTTGTTTTGGCTTGAACCCGATGACTCATGTGATGTTTACGCAAACTGTGGCTCTTATTCTATGTGCAACTTCAACAACGCAATAAAGTGCTCATGCTTACCAGGATTTGAACCTCTTTCACCTCATGATTGGAGTACTAGATGTGTAGAGAAGAGAAAATTCCAATGTGGGAAGGGTGCAGGAGAAGGGTTCTTGAAGATGGCTAATGTGAAGATTCCTGATGCTATTGGGACCACACGTTTACACGAATTTGAGCTTGAAAGAGTGTGAATGGAAGTGCTTGAGGAGCTGTAATTGCAGTGGATATGCTAGTTTAGATataaataatgaggaacaaggCTGTTTAGCTTGGTATGGTGAGCTAAATGACATGCAGCAATATACAGATGAGGGACAGGACTTTTATCTGCGAGTGGAGGCAGGGGAGCTTGGTAAGTAGTGCAATTAGTAATCGATGTGCAAAAAACTTTGGTCTGATTAAATTTTTCAGCTGACA
This is a stretch of genomic DNA from Populus alba chromosome 11, ASM523922v2, whole genome shotgun sequence. It encodes these proteins:
- the LOC140954193 gene encoding G-type lectin S-receptor-like serine/threonine-protein kinase At4g27290, yielding MNPLISSNGNFKLGFFSPGNSPSRYIGIWFNKIAANGNLVVVDSKGRTPLWSTNISIPNANSSAKLLPSGNLVLVVKNNSGNSESIVWQSFDYPTDTILPGMRFGLNRETGLNQFLTSWKSSDEPAPGDFSFGLNPNGSPQYFLYMNLAPYWRGGPWNGRSLSGTPDLSTGSRANRADFNNEAGLFNYSFVSNKQGTYIHFHLRNTSVFSSLVLEPTGIVKRVTWREDSQDWALFWLEPDDSCDVYANCGSYSMCNFNNAIKCSCLPGFEPLSPHDWSTRCVEKRKFQCGKGAGEGFLKMANVKIPDAIGTTRLHEFELERV